Proteins encoded by one window of Flavobacterium sp. N502540:
- the bshC gene encoding bacillithiol biosynthesis cysteine-adding enzyme BshC codes for MPTDCISYQNSGYFSKLIQDYLDQKPELQSLYNHFPTLENFEKQILDKQANFDHSNRIPLVDTLKKQYENIQISDSTRQNIELLALPNTFTITTGHQLNLFSGPLYFLYKIISTINLTTELKSKYPAHNFVPVYWMATEDHDFEEINYFNFKGKKFRWNKESTGPVGRLSTEGLEDFFEIYSKDLGSSTNANFLKKLFEEAYLKHENLADATRFLANSLFASYGLVILDADTADLKRAFIPYIKEELEQQTAFKAVQETISKFNDYTIQVNPREINLFYIEDQLRERIILEKDSYVVNHTKISFSKEEIFNLLESNPEKFSPNVIMRPLYQEIILPNLCYIGGGGEIAYWLELKSFFDAVNITFPMLLVRNSVLLSTEKQAKKADKLGLHWKDLFTKPADLVNVLTHKLSDFPIDLTPQKETLIKQFEYLYELAQQTDTSFTGAVKAQEVKQKKGLDNLEKRLLKAQKRKLDSEIQRVVDLQCELFPNQSLQERQTNFSEFYLEKGEELIPLLIQNLKPLETNFNIITI; via the coding sequence ATGCCTACCGACTGTATCAGCTACCAAAACTCAGGATATTTCTCTAAATTGATACAAGATTATTTAGATCAAAAACCCGAATTACAATCACTGTACAATCACTTTCCTACGCTTGAAAACTTTGAGAAACAAATCCTTGACAAGCAGGCTAATTTTGACCATTCCAACCGTATTCCTCTTGTTGACACGTTAAAAAAGCAATACGAAAACATCCAAATTTCGGATTCGACCAGACAGAATATTGAGCTTCTAGCCCTTCCAAATACTTTTACGATTACAACCGGACACCAGCTGAACCTGTTTAGCGGTCCTTTGTATTTTTTATACAAAATCATTTCGACCATTAATCTCACTACGGAACTGAAATCAAAATATCCTGCTCATAATTTTGTTCCGGTTTATTGGATGGCAACTGAAGATCACGATTTTGAAGAGATTAATTATTTTAATTTTAAAGGAAAAAAGTTCCGTTGGAACAAAGAAAGCACTGGTCCGGTTGGAAGATTGTCGACAGAAGGTTTAGAAGATTTTTTTGAAATCTACTCCAAAGATTTGGGTTCAAGCACAAATGCCAACTTCTTAAAAAAACTCTTTGAAGAGGCCTATCTAAAGCATGAAAATCTTGCCGATGCTACACGTTTTCTGGCAAACAGCCTATTTGCTTCTTACGGTTTAGTGATTTTAGACGCAGATACAGCAGATTTGAAACGCGCTTTCATTCCATATATTAAAGAAGAATTGGAACAGCAAACGGCTTTCAAAGCGGTTCAGGAAACAATCTCAAAATTTAATGATTACACCATTCAGGTAAATCCTCGTGAAATCAATCTGTTTTACATTGAAGACCAACTGCGTGAGCGAATTATACTAGAAAAAGACAGCTACGTTGTCAACCATACTAAAATATCATTTTCGAAAGAAGAAATTTTCAATCTACTCGAAAGCAATCCCGAAAAATTCAGTCCGAATGTAATCATGCGTCCGTTGTATCAGGAAATTATTCTTCCAAATTTATGCTACATTGGTGGCGGAGGAGAAATTGCTTACTGGCTGGAATTAAAATCTTTTTTTGATGCTGTGAACATTACTTTCCCCATGTTACTGGTTCGTAATTCGGTACTTCTAAGCACCGAAAAACAAGCTAAAAAAGCAGATAAACTTGGACTTCACTGGAAAGATTTATTTACTAAACCCGCAGATTTAGTGAATGTCCTTACACATAAATTATCTGATTTTCCGATTGATTTAACGCCACAAAAAGAAACGCTGATCAAACAATTTGAATATCTTTACGAATTAGCACAGCAAACGGATACATCCTTCACGGGAGCTGTAAAAGCGCAGGAAGTAAAACAAAAGAAAGGCTTAGACAATCTCGAGAAAAGATTATTGAAAGCACAAAAACGAAAACTGGATTCGGAAATACAACGCGTTGTTGATTTACAATGTGAATTGTTTCCAAATCAAAGTTTACAGGAGCGTCAAACCAATTTTTCTGAATTTTATCTGGAAAAAGGAGAAGAATTGATTCCTCTTTTAATACAAAATTTAAAACCTTTAGAAACGAATTTTAATATTATCACGATATAA
- a CDS encoding acyltransferase family protein: MTRERLISLDVFRGLTILLMTIVNNPGDWGNVYAPLLHSEWHGCTPTDLVFPFFIFIMGVAVPLAMPTKTWDSTTFNKILVRSLRMLGLGIFFNYFGKIELFGLEGIPLLIGRLIITVAVGYALMGNFSSKIKNILAFSILFIYLFLAYSGVEAYHDVRLPGVLQRIAIVYFVVSLLYLKTTQKTQIITGITLLLGYWAIMTLIPVPGIGAPNLDKETNLASWLDGVLLEGHMYRGTITWDPEGVLSTIPSIVNGIIGLLIGQILQREITPKQKAVKMIAAGVALIIGGLIWNAFFPINKSLWTSSYVLYTTGLATACLAFLYYIIDIAAYKKGIKLFLIWGVNPMIVFFFSQIIPQALVMVQFKNPHHPEEQINLLNYLYQFGIAPFFSNPMTASLAGALTYVGIWTFILWIFYRNKLIFKV; this comes from the coding sequence ATGACCAGAGAGCGCCTGATATCATTAGATGTCTTTAGAGGATTGACTATTTTATTAATGACTATTGTAAACAACCCGGGAGATTGGGGAAATGTCTACGCCCCCTTACTACACTCCGAGTGGCATGGCTGTACGCCAACCGACTTAGTGTTTCCGTTTTTTATTTTCATCATGGGAGTTGCAGTACCCCTGGCAATGCCAACCAAAACCTGGGACAGCACTACCTTCAACAAAATCCTGGTTCGTTCGCTACGCATGCTCGGTCTTGGGATTTTCTTTAATTATTTTGGAAAAATAGAGCTTTTCGGGCTTGAAGGAATTCCGCTTCTTATCGGTCGATTAATTATCACTGTGGCTGTTGGCTATGCTTTGATGGGCAATTTCAGTTCGAAAATCAAAAACATACTGGCATTTTCAATTTTGTTTATTTATCTGTTTCTGGCTTACAGCGGGGTCGAAGCTTACCACGATGTGCGATTACCGGGTGTTTTACAACGAATTGCGATTGTATATTTTGTTGTTTCTCTATTGTACCTAAAAACAACTCAAAAAACACAAATCATAACCGGCATTACTTTATTACTGGGCTATTGGGCCATAATGACTTTAATCCCCGTTCCCGGAATCGGAGCGCCTAATTTAGACAAAGAAACCAACTTAGCTTCCTGGCTCGACGGTGTTTTACTTGAAGGGCATATGTATCGCGGAACCATAACCTGGGATCCTGAAGGAGTTCTAAGTACCATTCCGTCAATCGTAAACGGAATCATTGGCTTATTGATTGGTCAGATTTTACAGCGTGAAATTACACCAAAACAGAAAGCAGTAAAAATGATAGCTGCAGGTGTTGCCTTAATCATTGGAGGATTAATCTGGAACGCCTTTTTTCCTATCAACAAATCGCTTTGGACCAGCAGTTATGTTTTATACACTACAGGACTGGCAACTGCTTGTTTAGCATTTCTATACTACATCATTGACATTGCAGCATACAAAAAGGGCATAAAATTGTTTTTAATCTGGGGAGTCAATCCGATGATTGTATTTTTCTTCTCTCAGATCATCCCTCAGGCTTTAGTGATGGTTCAGTTTAAGAACCCCCATCATCCGGAAGAACAGATCAATCTTTTAAATTATTTGTACCAATTCGGTATTGCTCCTTTCTTTAGCAATCCAATGACAGCCTCGTTAGCAGGAGCATTAACTTATGTTGGAATCTGGACTTTTATATTATGGATTTTCTACAGAAACAAACTCATTTTTAAAGTTTAA
- a CDS encoding nucleoside-diphosphate kinase: MATNRTFTMIKPDAVQNGHIGNILAMITNGGFKIVSLKLTQLTVADAQAFYAVHAERPFYGELVEFMSRGPIVAAILEKDNAVEDFRTLIGATNPAEAAEGTIRKAYATSIGENAVHGSDSDENAAIEGAFHFAGREQF, encoded by the coding sequence ATGGCAACAAATAGAACTTTTACAATGATTAAGCCGGATGCAGTTCAAAACGGACACATCGGAAATATCTTAGCAATGATTACTAATGGAGGTTTCAAAATCGTTTCATTAAAATTAACTCAACTTACTGTAGCTGATGCTCAAGCATTCTACGCAGTTCACGCAGAAAGACCTTTCTACGGAGAATTAGTTGAATTCATGTCTCGCGGACCAATTGTTGCTGCAATTTTAGAAAAAGACAACGCAGTAGAAGATTTCAGAACTTTAATTGGAGCTACAAATCCAGCTGAAGCTGCTGAAGGAACTATCCGTAAAGCATACGCGACTTCAATCGGAGAAAACGCAGTACATGGTTCTGACAGCGACGAAAATGCAGCTATCGAAGGTGCATTCCACTTCGCAGGAAGAGAGCAATTCTAA
- a CDS encoding DUF721 domain-containing protein, producing MAKRLNSESTIGAVLQQIIQVNKLGAGMDQIDVKEAWRQLMGNGVNTYTKNVVLKGSTLYVELGSAVLREELSHGKSKIVKMINEELGREVVKEVVLR from the coding sequence ATGGCAAAAAGACTAAATAGTGAAAGCACGATTGGAGCTGTTTTGCAGCAGATTATTCAAGTGAATAAGTTAGGTGCCGGAATGGACCAGATTGATGTAAAAGAGGCCTGGAGGCAGTTGATGGGAAATGGTGTGAATACGTATACCAAAAATGTTGTTCTGAAAGGAAGTACATTGTATGTCGAACTGGGATCGGCGGTTTTGCGTGAAGAATTAAGTCACGGTAAAAGCAAGATTGTAAAAATGATCAACGAGGAGTTAGGTCGTGAGGTGGTGAAAGAAGTTGTTTTACGTTAG
- a CDS encoding serine hydrolase domain-containing protein, whose translation MTKTICTILIAILLTGCSKDPSESEPITVPTENMYFPPLAGTNWETKSIADLKWNQAAVQPLLDYLELKHSKSFIILVNGRIVLENYFNGHSATTNWYWASAGKTLTSTVTGIAQQENLLNINNKVSQYLGEGWTSETLPKENLITCKNLLTMTSGLDDSTDDVNPANLVYKADAGARWAYHNVYVKLQDVVAKASGQSWENYFNTKLRDKIGMNGNWVQIGANSVYTSTSRSMARFGLLMLNKGKWENNTILNEAYFNEATTTSQNINLGYGYLWWLNGKSSYHLPQSQLTFQGSIIPSGPTDMFMALGKNDQKIYVVPSKKMVVIRMGDAADSVNPALSDFDKTLWEKINSLYQ comes from the coding sequence ATGACCAAAACTATTTGCACCATACTGATTGCTATCCTCTTGACAGGCTGCAGCAAAGATCCATCTGAATCAGAACCAATTACAGTTCCCACAGAAAACATGTATTTCCCTCCATTAGCCGGAACAAACTGGGAAACAAAGTCAATCGCTGATCTTAAATGGAATCAGGCTGCTGTTCAGCCACTTTTAGATTATCTGGAACTAAAACATTCTAAATCGTTCATTATACTGGTCAACGGACGAATTGTTTTAGAAAACTATTTCAACGGACATTCAGCAACTACCAATTGGTATTGGGCCAGCGCCGGAAAAACATTAACCTCTACGGTTACAGGAATTGCCCAACAAGAAAATTTGCTGAATATCAATAATAAAGTTTCTCAGTATTTGGGAGAAGGATGGACAAGTGAAACTTTACCCAAAGAAAATTTAATTACCTGTAAAAATTTATTGACTATGACCTCCGGACTGGACGACAGCACAGACGATGTGAATCCTGCTAATCTAGTCTATAAAGCCGATGCCGGAGCAAGATGGGCCTATCATAATGTTTATGTAAAACTACAAGATGTTGTTGCAAAAGCAAGCGGACAAAGCTGGGAAAATTATTTCAACACCAAATTAAGAGACAAAATCGGGATGAATGGAAATTGGGTACAAATTGGTGCAAATAGTGTTTATACCAGCACCTCCAGAAGTATGGCGCGTTTTGGACTTTTAATGCTGAACAAAGGAAAATGGGAAAATAACACAATACTCAACGAGGCATATTTTAATGAAGCAACCACAACTTCTCAGAATATCAATTTAGGATACGGTTACTTATGGTGGCTGAACGGAAAAAGTTCTTATCACTTACCACAATCACAACTTACTTTTCAGGGAAGCATAATTCCAAGCGGACCGACTGATATGTTTATGGCATTAGGTAAAAATGACCAAAAAATATATGTTGTTCCCAGTAAAAAGATGGTAGTTATCAGAATGGGAGATGCTGCAGACAGCGTTAATCCGGCTTTATCGGATTTTGACAAAACTTTATGGGAGAAAATTAATTCTTTGTATCAGTAA
- the ftsY gene encoding signal recognition particle-docking protein FtsY produces the protein MSFFKKLFSTDKKETLDKGLEKSKTSFFSKLSKAVAGKSKVDDDVLDDLEEILVASDVGVNTTLKVISRIEKRVAADKYLGTDELNQILREEIGALLSETNTGEATEFEIPKNKKPYVLMVVGVNGVGKTTTIGKLAYQFKKSGYKVVLGAADTFRAAAIDQLQVWADRVDVPIVRQNMGSDPASVAFDTLQSAVAQNADVVIIDTAGRLHNKINLMNELTKVKRVMQKVVEDAPHDVLLVLDGSTGQNAFEQAKQFTAATEVTSLAVTKLDGTAKGGVVIGISDQFQIPVKYIGVGEGIEDLQVFNKYEFVDSFFK, from the coding sequence ATGAGTTTTTTTAAAAAATTATTCTCTACTGATAAGAAAGAGACTTTAGACAAAGGTCTTGAAAAATCAAAAACTAGTTTTTTCTCCAAGTTAAGCAAAGCTGTTGCGGGAAAATCTAAAGTCGACGATGATGTTCTGGATGATCTGGAAGAGATTTTAGTAGCTTCTGATGTTGGAGTAAACACAACACTGAAAGTAATTTCCAGAATCGAGAAACGTGTTGCCGCAGATAAGTATTTAGGAACAGACGAACTGAATCAGATTCTTCGCGAAGAAATAGGTGCTTTATTGTCTGAGACCAATACAGGCGAAGCAACGGAATTTGAGATTCCAAAAAATAAAAAACCATACGTTTTAATGGTTGTAGGAGTTAATGGAGTAGGTAAGACTACCACAATTGGTAAATTAGCGTATCAGTTTAAGAAATCCGGTTATAAAGTCGTTTTAGGAGCTGCCGATACTTTTCGTGCTGCTGCTATCGATCAATTGCAGGTTTGGGCAGATCGTGTAGATGTTCCAATTGTGAGACAAAATATGGGGAGTGATCCTGCTTCTGTCGCTTTCGACACGCTGCAATCTGCCGTAGCGCAAAATGCCGATGTGGTGATTATAGATACAGCCGGACGTTTGCACAATAAAATCAATTTGATGAATGAACTTACAAAAGTAAAACGTGTCATGCAAAAGGTTGTAGAAGATGCTCCGCATGATGTACTTTTGGTTTTAGACGGTTCTACAGGGCAAAATGCTTTCGAGCAGGCCAAACAATTTACTGCTGCCACCGAAGTTACTTCTCTTGCTGTAACTAAACTGGACGGAACAGCCAAAGGCGGTGTGGTAATTGGTATTTCAGATCAGTTTCAGATTCCTGTAAAATACATCGGTGTTGGAGAAGGAATTGAAGATCTTCAGGTCTTTAATAAGTATGAATTTGTAGATAGTTTTTTTAAATAA
- a CDS encoding DUF4295 domain-containing protein, translating to MAKKTVASLQTSSKRLSKAIKMVKSPKTGAYTFVESIMAPEEVDEFLKKK from the coding sequence ATGGCAAAGAAAACCGTAGCATCGTTACAAACATCTTCTAAGAGATTATCAAAAGCCATCAAAATGGTAAAATCTCCTAAAACTGGTGCATATACATTCGTAGAATCTATTATGGCTCCTGAAGAAGTTGATGAGTTCTTGAAAAAGAAATAA
- the rpmG gene encoding 50S ribosomal protein L33, with protein sequence MAKKGNRIQVILECTEHKTSGVAGTSRYITTKNKKNTPDRLEIKKFNPILKRVTVHKEIK encoded by the coding sequence ATGGCAAAGAAAGGTAATAGAATCCAGGTGATTTTAGAATGTACTGAACACAAGACTTCTGGTGTTGCAGGTACTTCAAGATACATAACAACTAAGAACAAGAAAAATACTCCGGACAGATTAGAGATTAAAAAATTTAATCCAATCTTGAAACGTGTAACTGTTCATAAAGAAATTAAGTAA
- the rpmB gene encoding 50S ribosomal protein L28 — protein MSRVCDLTGKRAMVGNNVSHAMNKTKRKFSVNLVKKRFYLPEEDRWITLRVAASTIKTINKNGITAVLKKAQSEGFIK, from the coding sequence ATGTCAAGAGTTTGTGACCTTACAGGTAAAAGAGCGATGGTAGGAAATAACGTTTCTCACGCTATGAACAAAACTAAGAGAAAGTTTTCTGTAAACTTAGTTAAAAAGCGTTTTTATCTTCCAGAAGAAGATAGATGGATTACTCTTAGAGTAGCAGCATCTACGATAAAAACAATTAATAAAAATGGAATCACTGCTGTTTTGAAAAAAGCACAGTCAGAAGGATTTATCAAATAA
- a CDS encoding CinA family nicotinamide mononucleotide deamidase-related protein: protein MKASIVTIGDEILIGQIVDTNSGFIAKSLDRIGVEVHEMISISDDKKHILDTFAQLQNKVDLVIVTGGLGPTKDDVTRKTFCEYFEDELVVDAKVLAHVTELIEGFYKRPISQLNKDQALVPFKCTVLHNKVGTAPGMWMKKEDTVFVSLPGVPYEMKYLVEEEIIPKIIREYKRPYIIHKTILTYGQGESLVAERIEDWENNLPEFIKLAYLPNPGRVRLRLSARGTNKEELEAAIEENVKSLDAIIHDIIVGYEENETIETVIGKILTKQNKTISTAESFTGGKIASILSAIPGASAYFKGSVVSYATEAKVNVLGVSPDFVDQFSVVSAEVASAMALNVKKMLNTDYAIATTGNAGPTKGDSEAEIGAVFIALATPEGIIVEEFNFGQPREKVIDRAVNKSLEILKKEILKIVQ from the coding sequence ATGAAAGCAAGCATTGTTACTATTGGAGATGAAATTTTAATAGGTCAGATTGTAGATACTAACTCGGGTTTTATTGCAAAATCACTGGATCGCATTGGTGTCGAAGTGCATGAAATGATTTCGATAAGTGACGATAAAAAACATATTTTAGACACATTTGCCCAACTGCAGAACAAAGTTGATCTGGTTATTGTAACCGGTGGTTTAGGGCCCACAAAAGACGACGTTACAAGAAAAACATTTTGCGAGTATTTTGAAGATGAGCTGGTGGTGGATGCTAAAGTTTTGGCTCACGTGACGGAGTTAATTGAAGGTTTTTACAAACGCCCAATTTCGCAGTTGAATAAAGATCAGGCTCTGGTTCCTTTCAAATGTACCGTTTTGCACAACAAAGTGGGTACAGCTCCGGGCATGTGGATGAAGAAAGAAGATACTGTTTTTGTTTCACTTCCGGGAGTCCCGTATGAAATGAAATATTTGGTTGAAGAAGAAATAATTCCTAAAATAATTCGCGAGTACAAACGTCCGTATATCATTCATAAGACCATCTTGACTTATGGTCAGGGCGAGAGTTTAGTTGCGGAACGTATCGAAGACTGGGAGAATAATCTGCCGGAATTTATCAAGTTGGCCTATCTGCCCAATCCCGGGCGAGTGCGTTTGCGTTTGTCGGCGAGAGGAACCAATAAAGAAGAGCTTGAGGCTGCAATTGAAGAAAATGTAAAATCTTTAGATGCTATAATTCATGATATTATAGTGGGTTATGAGGAAAACGAAACTATTGAAACGGTAATTGGAAAAATTTTAACCAAACAAAATAAAACAATCTCGACAGCCGAAAGTTTTACCGGGGGAAAAATAGCCTCCATTTTGTCGGCAATTCCGGGAGCTTCTGCTTATTTTAAAGGCAGTGTGGTTTCCTATGCAACAGAGGCGAAGGTCAATGTTCTTGGGGTTTCGCCGGATTTTGTTGATCAGTTTTCGGTGGTAAGTGCAGAGGTTGCGTCGGCTATGGCTTTGAATGTAAAGAAGATGCTGAATACAGATTATGCAATTGCGACAACCGGGAACGCCGGACCGACAAAAGGAGACTCTGAAGCTGAAATTGGAGCTGTTTTTATCGCTTTAGCCACTCCGGAGGGTATAATCGTAGAAGAATTCAACTTTGGTCAACCCCGTGAAAAAGTGATAGATAGAGCAGTGAATAAGAGTTTAGAAATTTTGAAGAAAGAAATTTTAAAAATTGTGCAATAA
- a CDS encoding Hpt domain-containing protein has translation MALKYNLSKVYALSDNDPEFVNEILKLFVTEVPEDLKQIKEGIKKKDHKYAYSYAHKIKPTLDLMGLNVAFEEILQVEAWTKAEGKKKEIIETFKSIKLQVKEAIKEIKKDFDL, from the coding sequence ATGGCTTTAAAATACAACCTTTCGAAAGTATATGCACTTTCAGACAATGATCCGGAATTTGTAAATGAAATTCTTAAATTGTTTGTTACTGAAGTTCCTGAAGATTTAAAACAAATCAAAGAAGGGATTAAAAAGAAGGACCATAAGTATGCCTATTCTTATGCACATAAAATAAAACCTACATTGGACTTAATGGGGTTGAATGTTGCTTTTGAGGAAATCCTTCAGGTAGAAGCCTGGACCAAAGCCGAAGGCAAGAAAAAAGAAATTATCGAAACTTTTAAGAGTATTAAGTTACAGGTAAAAGAAGCAATCAAAGAGATTAAAAAAGACTTTGATTTGTAA
- a CDS encoding fumarylacetoacetate hydrolase family protein — protein MKIICIGRNYTNHIEELKNERPTEPVVFMKPDSAVLLKQHPFVIPEFSEEIHHELEVIVKISKVGKYIEPKFAHKYYDEISVGIDFTARDLQEKLKAKGLPWEKAKAFDGSAVIGEFLPKSDFVSMENLTFELTKNSETVQKGNTSFMLWKIDELVSYVSQFFTLKIGDIIFTGTPEGVAVVKPNDVLEGFLEDKKLFRIQVK, from the coding sequence ATGAAAATCATCTGTATCGGTAGAAATTATACCAATCACATTGAAGAGCTAAAAAACGAGCGTCCCACAGAACCGGTGGTCTTTATGAAACCGGATTCGGCAGTTTTATTGAAACAGCATCCGTTCGTAATTCCCGAATTTTCTGAAGAAATTCATCACGAATTAGAAGTAATTGTTAAAATTAGCAAGGTTGGAAAATACATCGAACCTAAATTTGCGCACAAATACTATGACGAAATTAGTGTTGGGATTGACTTTACGGCCAGAGATTTACAGGAAAAATTAAAAGCAAAAGGATTGCCATGGGAAAAAGCAAAAGCTTTTGATGGTTCTGCAGTAATTGGAGAGTTTTTGCCAAAGAGTGATTTTGTTTCGATGGAAAATCTTACATTTGAGCTGACGAAAAATTCTGAAACCGTTCAAAAAGGAAATACAAGTTTCATGCTTTGGAAAATTGATGAGCTTGTTTCGTATGTGTCTCAGTTTTTTACATTAAAAATTGGAGATATTATTTTTACAGGAACACCGGAAGGTGTTGCTGTGGTTAAGCCGAATGACGTTTTAGAAGGCTTTTTAGAAGATAAAAAATTATTCAGAATACAAGTAAAGTAA
- a CDS encoding 3'-5' exonuclease translates to MELKLNKPICFFDLETTGIDIGKDRIVEISIFKVFPNGNKESKTWLVNPTIPIPPQTTAVHGITDEKVANEPTFAELAPQVYNMIKDSDLGGFNSDRFDIPLLAEELLRAGVDFDMKNKVSVDVQTIFHKMEERTLSAALKFYCGKSLENAHSAEADTMATYEILKAQLDRYPELENDMKSLSEFTTRKKIADFAGMIAFDKDNEEIFTFGKHKGAKVDKVLESEPGYFSWIQNADFPLYTKKVLTAIKLRKLNTK, encoded by the coding sequence ATGGAACTCAAACTCAACAAACCAATTTGCTTTTTTGATCTTGAAACAACCGGAATTGATATCGGTAAAGATCGAATTGTAGAAATTTCGATATTCAAAGTTTTTCCAAACGGAAATAAAGAAAGTAAAACCTGGTTAGTGAATCCTACGATTCCAATTCCGCCGCAAACAACTGCTGTTCATGGTATCACGGATGAAAAAGTAGCAAACGAACCTACTTTTGCAGAATTGGCACCACAGGTTTACAATATGATTAAAGACAGTGATTTGGGTGGTTTTAATTCAGATCGGTTTGATATTCCGTTATTAGCAGAAGAATTGCTGCGTGCCGGAGTTGATTTTGATATGAAAAACAAAGTTTCGGTAGATGTACAAACGATTTTTCATAAAATGGAAGAGCGCACTTTAAGTGCTGCATTGAAATTCTATTGTGGTAAAAGTTTAGAGAATGCGCATTCTGCAGAAGCCGATACAATGGCTACCTACGAAATTCTAAAAGCGCAATTAGACCGTTATCCGGAATTGGAAAACGATATGAAATCGTTGTCTGAATTTACAACCCGTAAAAAAATTGCTGATTTTGCCGGAATGATTGCTTTTGATAAAGACAACGAAGAAATTTTCACCTTCGGAAAACACAAAGGTGCTAAAGTTGATAAAGTCTTAGAAAGTGAGCCAGGCTATTTCAGCTGGATTCAAAATGCCGATTTTCCTTTGTATACCAAAAAAGTGCTTACGGCTATTAAATTAAGAAAGTTAAATACGAAGTAA